One Polaribacter sp. KT25b DNA segment encodes these proteins:
- a CDS encoding Mov34/MPN/PAD-1 family protein — METKKFKITQSAFDEIKATIGNKPAESGGLLFGSRKDFTVTRFLFDKNSINTRSSYTFNTGYLNPIIKKWWDEEELELLGFIHSHPYGLGRLSQPDKDYFASQFKNIDVEKFLTPLVFSAKDGGFKFIPLAYNKNGTVDTLELEIVTNSNEITKKKKKSTRKKKKINNYKSKTVIKINNTFKVEPKTIPLKIDEIKKETEERVHKTILDSFNFSQLYQVIFTCFLIILLGFLIVLIPVFYKYIIQQLLN; from the coding sequence ATGGAAACTAAAAAATTTAAAATAACTCAATCTGCTTTTGATGAAATAAAAGCTACCATAGGTAACAAGCCAGCTGAGTCTGGCGGGTTACTCTTTGGTTCTAGAAAAGATTTTACAGTTACTCGATTTTTGTTTGACAAAAACTCGATTAATACACGAAGCAGTTACACTTTTAATACTGGGTATTTAAATCCTATTATTAAGAAATGGTGGGATGAAGAAGAACTAGAATTACTTGGGTTTATTCATAGTCATCCTTATGGCTTAGGAAGGCTATCACAGCCTGATAAAGATTATTTCGCTTCTCAATTTAAGAATATTGATGTGGAAAAATTTTTAACACCATTGGTATTTTCCGCCAAAGATGGTGGATTCAAGTTTATCCCATTAGCCTATAACAAAAATGGAACGGTAGATACATTAGAGTTAGAAATAGTAACGAACTCTAATGAAATTACAAAAAAGAAAAAAAAGTCTACTCGAAAAAAAAAGAAGATTAATAATTACAAAAGCAAAACAGTAATTAAAATCAACAACACTTTTAAAGTAGAGCCTAAAACAATTCCTTTAAAAATAGATGAGATTAAAAAAGAAACAGAAGAACGAGTACATAAAACTATTCTTGATAGTTTCAATTTCTCTCAGCTTTATCAAGTCATTTTTACTTGTTTTCTAATAATACTTTTAGGTTTTCTAATTGTATTGATACCAGTTTTTTACAAATACATTATTCAGCAACTTTTAAATTAA
- a CDS encoding recombinase family protein — protein sequence MKYYAYIRKSSEDKKRQIQSIPKQYKWCKTEAKRRGLKIAKFFEDSSSAHKLNRQGFKDMIAAIEKSEEPIGVITWKISRLARNPIDEGVIKYAFMRKKITHILARDREYRENENQIIMGVDFGQATQFSIELSKDVKEGMNKKVSSGYRPVKAPYGYVNDPVGLKGEKKIFVDDKYFKPIQQFLKSFATGIYSVPELRKKMTEEGILARSNKPFSNSSLYLILKRRFYCGEYYWQGKLIKGKHKPMITVEEYEKIQFLLGREQKISQSKYQNYYSGFIKCSRCKSFITGYSKTKLNRFKGVSTYHYLKCVNKDKNCTQKPLTRAKIDSEVLLILKGLTLSESIIDFVLVKLKEVSEQEENQDAKKIQLLIRRNTEIENEITVLGEKLIKGIIKDDLYLKMNQKLEEELSLIQQRIKNQKKQTELDFDKVRSLFEFTLHAQEKFQSGTFEQRKKILNLIGSNFLINGEKLSIELSLAFSIIKKIKHLFDLENRRIELNYNRSSKGLKPVLCTDSLVWSSLRERLRTYFLENIGIESTLENKI from the coding sequence ATGAAATACTATGCGTATATCCGAAAATCTTCTGAGGATAAAAAAAGACAGATTCAATCTATACCTAAGCAATATAAATGGTGTAAAACAGAAGCTAAACGAAGAGGGTTAAAAATCGCTAAATTTTTTGAAGACAGCAGTTCTGCACACAAATTAAATAGACAAGGGTTTAAAGATATGATTGCAGCAATAGAAAAATCCGAAGAACCAATTGGTGTAATTACATGGAAAATTTCTCGTTTGGCTAGAAATCCTATTGATGAAGGAGTTATTAAATACGCTTTTATGCGTAAAAAAATAACGCATATTCTTGCTCGTGATAGGGAATATAGAGAGAATGAAAATCAGATTATAATGGGTGTTGACTTTGGACAAGCTACCCAGTTTTCGATAGAATTATCTAAAGATGTAAAAGAAGGTATGAATAAGAAGGTTTCAAGTGGTTATAGGCCAGTGAAAGCCCCTTATGGTTATGTAAATGACCCAGTAGGTTTGAAGGGTGAGAAGAAAATTTTTGTAGATGACAAGTATTTTAAACCCATTCAACAATTTTTAAAATCATTTGCTACAGGGATATATTCTGTTCCAGAATTAAGAAAAAAAATGACAGAAGAGGGGATTCTTGCAAGGTCTAATAAACCTTTTTCTAATAGTAGTTTGTATTTAATTCTAAAAAGGCGTTTTTATTGTGGGGAATATTACTGGCAAGGAAAATTGATAAAAGGAAAACATAAGCCAATGATAACGGTTGAAGAATATGAGAAAATTCAGTTTTTATTGGGAAGAGAACAAAAAATTAGTCAAAGTAAATATCAGAACTATTATTCGGGTTTTATTAAGTGTTCTAGATGTAAGTCTTTCATAACAGGGTATTCGAAAACTAAACTTAATCGTTTTAAAGGAGTTTCAACTTATCATTATTTAAAGTGTGTGAATAAGGATAAAAATTGCACTCAAAAACCACTTACAAGAGCCAAAATTGATAGCGAAGTTTTATTAATACTTAAAGGTTTAACTCTTTCTGAAAGTATCATTGATTTTGTACTGGTTAAGTTGAAGGAAGTGAGCGAACAAGAAGAAAATCAAGATGCTAAAAAAATACAATTACTTATAAGACGGAATACTGAAATAGAAAATGAAATTACTGTTTTAGGAGAAAAGCTAATTAAAGGAATTATAAAAGATGATTTGTATCTAAAAATGAATCAAAAATTAGAAGAAGAATTATCATTAATTCAACAAAGAATAAAGAATCAAAAAAAACAAACTGAGCTAGATTTTGATAAAGTAAGAAGCCTATTTGAATTCACTCTTCATGCACAAGAAAAATTCCAGTCTGGCACATTTGAACAAAGAAAAAAGATTTTAAATCTAATTGGATCGAACTTCTTAATAAATGGAGAAAAACTAAGCATAGAGTTGTCTTTAGCCTTTTCAATTATAAAAAAAATCAAACATCTGTTTGACTTGGAAAATAGAAGAATCGAACTCAATTATAACCGCTCTAGTAAAGGCTTAAAGCCTGTTTTATGTACTGATAGTTTGGTTTGGAGCTCCTTACGGGAACGATTACGAACTTATTTCCTTGAAAACATAGGTATAGAATCAACCTTAGAAAACAAAATTTAG
- a CDS encoding lipopolysaccharide assembly protein LapB, with protein MSALKIDDYLFQVLNFYFQEKEDLNIRSQKIALISGLNLSFIKNYSKCKEDYLSQLILRNDEDISMHATIGLFLGVLCNKAKESSILSSLVQIKRIQNTILEMLNYLIVQLKTGYQTERAPMLLKHFNDHFKWFLPDVIDDEYFSISIPFNNIKFCCYGENFYNEGVVNTKNIKIDSDLKYIFSLTNKKIINNSKKSKGVYFYLDQLFTATLNHNKIENIGLVLKEKIISNVFNFTVELQKTIKSSYFSGIILMGKNKSELALNDLKNDKYINNSNKISHIIKCYNDLNRYEEAIAFSLENEKIEDRIDYYALIGHAYYKNSDYTKAIYYLEFTLQSKFDLLNDDNKSYVFETLGLLYYKVGDLNKSKTLFKGYLEKDNNKSDYALYFMAFLLQKESNYKKAIELYGLLIKRKYREKKCLYDLFECYLALNDFDNIKSTISRIGEIDDCLNDFCVFLYYKKNEDYKNMWLILEDLKIENIEDTKILNDLGIFYNDEFGDSKMARKFFKKAYKLKPNIVVYLENIIQTYFSEMVFIASLKSFEILEEIKPFLIELEKQYGKGDKYSLYKFQYHFYRSVYLNIDEFGIAKSYHKDKEIVATVFGKKITGKSPININQIQNTTVEDLILQFKTGRVIFPFYSKEVLKRIGITKIESFSFTLFISTIFKNFYNEEKIGYVNKIIDENSMISVCEYLRNDSIDKSYIGFLYLLEICFFNSNLIEGQEFIKNNLREVSYLLDNFPSEFSFKIVEGDIPYIDLNENYLKNFKNRMKYSLNSIMR; from the coding sequence TTGAGCGCTTTAAAAATAGATGATTATTTATTTCAAGTATTAAATTTTTATTTTCAAGAGAAAGAAGATTTGAATATAAGAAGCCAAAAAATAGCATTGATTTCTGGCTTGAATTTATCTTTTATAAAAAATTATTCAAAATGTAAAGAAGACTATTTATCTCAATTAATTCTAAGAAACGATGAAGATATTTCAATGCATGCAACAATAGGGCTGTTTTTAGGAGTTTTATGTAATAAAGCAAAGGAATCATCAATTTTAAGCAGTCTCGTTCAAATTAAGCGTATTCAAAACACTATATTGGAGATGCTAAATTATCTGATTGTTCAATTGAAAACTGGTTATCAAACAGAAAGAGCTCCTATGCTTTTAAAACACTTTAATGATCATTTTAAATGGTTTTTACCCGATGTAATAGATGATGAATATTTTTCAATATCAATACCATTCAATAATATAAAATTTTGTTGTTATGGTGAAAACTTTTATAACGAGGGGGTAGTAAATACAAAAAATATAAAAATCGATAGTGATTTAAAATACATTTTTTCTTTAACAAATAAAAAAATAATTAATAATTCAAAAAAGAGTAAAGGAGTATACTTTTATTTGGATCAATTATTTACGGCAACTCTAAATCATAATAAAATTGAAAATATAGGATTAGTATTAAAAGAAAAAATAATTTCAAACGTATTTAATTTTACTGTAGAACTACAAAAAACAATTAAATCGAGTTATTTTTCTGGTATTATTTTAATGGGTAAAAATAAAAGTGAATTAGCATTAAACGATTTAAAAAACGATAAGTATATTAATAATAGCAATAAAATAAGTCATATAATTAAATGTTACAATGATTTAAATAGGTATGAAGAAGCTATAGCTTTTTCATTAGAAAATGAAAAAATCGAGGATAGAATTGATTATTATGCTCTAATAGGTCACGCATATTACAAGAATAGTGATTATACTAAGGCAATATATTATTTAGAATTTACATTGCAAAGTAAGTTTGATTTATTAAATGATGATAATAAGTCATATGTTTTTGAAACTTTAGGATTACTGTATTATAAGGTAGGTGATTTAAATAAATCTAAAACTTTATTTAAAGGTTATTTAGAAAAAGACAATAACAAATCTGATTATGCTTTGTATTTTATGGCATTTCTTTTACAGAAAGAATCTAATTATAAAAAAGCAATAGAACTTTATGGGTTACTAATTAAAAGAAAATATAGAGAAAAAAAATGTCTTTATGATTTATTTGAATGTTACTTAGCTTTAAACGATTTTGATAATATAAAAAGTACAATTTCTAGGATTGGAGAAATAGACGATTGTTTGAATGATTTTTGTGTTTTTTTGTATTATAAAAAGAATGAAGACTATAAAAATATGTGGTTGATTCTTGAGGATTTAAAAATAGAAAACATAGAAGATACAAAAATATTAAACGATTTAGGAATTTTTTATAATGATGAGTTTGGTGATTCAAAAATGGCTCGTAAATTTTTTAAAAAAGCGTATAAACTAAAACCAAACATAGTAGTCTATCTTGAAAACATAATTCAAACTTATTTTTCTGAAATGGTTTTTATTGCGTCTCTAAAAAGTTTTGAAATTTTAGAAGAAATTAAACCATTTCTTATAGAACTAGAAAAGCAATATGGCAAAGGAGATAAGTATTCATTGTATAAGTTTCAATATCATTTTTATAGAAGTGTTTATTTGAATATTGATGAGTTTGGAATAGCTAAATCTTATCATAAGGATAAAGAAATAGTTGCAACTGTTTTTGGAAAGAAAATTACAGGAAAGAGTCCTATAAATATAAATCAAATTCAAAATACAACAGTAGAGGATTTAATTTTACAGTTTAAAACAGGAAGGGTGATTTTTCCTTTTTATTCTAAAGAGGTTTTAAAAAGAATCGGAATTACAAAAATAGAGTCTTTTAGTTTTACACTCTTTATTTCTACTATATTTAAGAATTTTTATAATGAAGAAAAAATTGGCTATGTAAACAAAATTATAGATGAAAATTCAATGATTTCTGTTTGTGAGTATTTACGAAATGATAGTATTGATAAATCATATATTGGGTTTCTATATTTATTAGAAATATGTTTTTTTAATAGCAATTTAATTGAAGGGCAAGAGTTTATTAAAAATAACTTAAGGGAGGTGTCTTATTTATTAGATAATTTCCCTTCGGAATTTAGTTTTAAAATAGTTGAGGGAGATATTCCTTATATAGACCTTAACGAGAATTATCTTAAAAATTTCAAAAATAGGATGAAATATTCATTGAATAGCATTATGCGATAA
- a CDS encoding alpha-ketoglutarate-dependent dioxygenase AlkB, which translates to MSLNNNIFKEISLDEEASIWKGKLPIQFDVFLNDFDEIWNLHPQDFHLVRMFGKMIPTPRWQQAYGKNYEYSGSLNNALPIPDFLNSIHKWCKSNIDERLNGLLINWYDGEQNHYIGAHRDDEKDIIKDSVIVTISLGEERIFRMRPWKKKGFKDLLLAKGDIIILPMSVNSKWTHEVPNFNKYKGRRISITLRVFNN; encoded by the coding sequence ATGAGTTTGAATAACAATATTTTTAAAGAAATTTCTTTAGATGAAGAAGCAAGTATCTGGAAAGGGAAGTTGCCAATTCAATTTGATGTATTTTTAAATGATTTTGATGAAATTTGGAATTTACACCCCCAAGATTTTCATTTGGTAAGAATGTTTGGGAAAATGATTCCAACTCCAAGATGGCAACAAGCTTATGGTAAGAACTATGAATATTCTGGTTCGCTAAATAATGCTTTACCTATTCCTGATTTTCTTAATTCAATCCATAAATGGTGTAAAAGTAATATTGACGAACGACTTAATGGTTTATTAATAAATTGGTATGATGGAGAACAGAACCATTATATTGGTGCACATAGAGATGATGAAAAAGATATAATTAAAGATAGTGTAATTGTAACTATTTCGCTTGGAGAAGAACGGATTTTTAGAATGAGACCTTGGAAGAAAAAAGGCTTTAAAGATTTACTTTTAGCAAAAGGAGATATTATCATTTTACCAATGAGTGTAAACTCAAAATGGACACACGAAGTACCAAACTTTAACAAATATAAGGGAAGAAGAATTTCTATAACATTACGAGTTTTTAATAATTGA
- a CDS encoding ThiF family adenylyltransferase: protein MDYSRIIEAVDIKLLQRTHIIVVGAGGSYSLVCSLARTGIGKITVLDFDTVEASNIVRQGYNQTDIGNYKVNALGKAVSQINPDTEYLGITKNFHDMNETELDTIFKEADLALFLTDSFKAQSFGNILALKYMIPAIWAGFYAKSRTAEIFFSIPKYTPSCFRCCCSYRYLANKKEEIKVSSNCNTIFHSQHLDSFIGFIALAILHKNHLKRKNDFEFASFFQEMKNEDGKINYNFIQFKVHPLGGNKLFDNAFNNVGMNAQNFNSYWQRIEAEIPDNGYNTCPDCKGKLQQMIKEK, encoded by the coding sequence ATGGATTATTCAAGAATAATAGAAGCAGTGGATATAAAATTACTCCAAAGAACTCATATTATAGTTGTAGGAGCAGGTGGTTCTTATTCCCTTGTTTGTTCTTTAGCAAGAACAGGAATAGGTAAAATAACGGTGTTAGATTTTGACACCGTAGAGGCTTCAAACATAGTAAGACAAGGATATAATCAAACCGATATAGGTAATTACAAAGTCAATGCTTTAGGAAAAGCGGTTTCTCAAATAAACCCTGACACTGAATACCTTGGAATTACTAAAAACTTCCATGACATGAATGAAACAGAATTAGATACTATTTTCAAAGAGGCAGATTTAGCACTTTTTTTAACAGATAGTTTTAAGGCTCAATCTTTTGGAAATATTCTCGCTTTAAAATATATGATCCCTGCTATTTGGGCTGGATTTTATGCAAAAAGCAGAACTGCTGAAATTTTCTTTTCAATACCAAAATATACACCATCTTGTTTTAGATGTTGTTGTTCTTATCGGTATTTAGCAAATAAAAAAGAAGAAATTAAAGTTTCTTCAAATTGTAATACCATTTTTCATTCACAACATCTAGACAGCTTTATTGGATTTATTGCTTTGGCAATACTTCATAAAAATCATTTAAAAAGAAAAAATGATTTTGAATTTGCATCATTTTTTCAAGAAATGAAAAATGAAGATGGTAAAATCAACTACAATTTTATCCAATTTAAAGTACACCCTTTAGGTGGGAATAAACTGTTTGATAATGCTTTTAATAATGTCGGAATGAATGCTCAAAACTTTAATTCTTATTGGCAAAGAATTGAAGCTGAAATACCAGATAACGGATATAATACTTGTCCAGATTGCAAAGGTAAATTACAACAAATGATCAAAGAAAAATAA